The genomic window GGCCCTGATGCTCAGCCTGGGCTACGTCGTACTGGCGCTGGCCTTCGGTGCTGGCGTCTATCACTTTCTGGGCCCGCAAGCCGGAACCGAGTACATAACCGGCTACCTCATCGAGAAGAGCCTTTCCGTCGACAACATCTTCGTGTTCGTCCTTGTTTTCCTGCACTTCTCCGTACCGCGAGACTGCCAGCACAAGGTACTCTTCTGGGGCATCCTGGGGGCGCTCGCCATGCGCGCCCTGCTTATCCTGGCGGGTGCGGCGATCATCGAGAGTTTTCACTGGGTCATTTACGTCTTCGGAGCATTCCTCGTGTTCACGGGGATCAAGATGCTGGCCACGGTGGGACAAGAGCCCAACCTGGAAGAAAACCGCATCAACCGGTTCATGCGCCGGCACTTCAGGGTGACGAAAGGTTTCGAAGGCAGCAGTTTTATTGTCCGGCGCGACGGCGTGTCCTACATCACGCCCCTCCTCATCGTACTGGTGCTCATCGAATTCACCGACGTGGTCTTCGCCCTGGATTCCATACCGGCAATCTTCGCCATCACCACCGACCCGTTCATCGTCTACACGTCGAACGTGTTCGCCATCCTCGGCCTCCGGGCGCTATACTTCGCCCTGGTGGGCATCATCCACCGCTTTCACTACCTCAAGTACGGCCTGTCGCTTGTGCTCGTGGTCGTAGGCGGGAAGATGATCGTCAACGCATGGTTCGGCGAGAAGATCGTGCCCACCGAGACGGCGCTCCTGATCACGTCCGGGATCATCACCGCATCCATGCTCTTCTCGATGTTCAAGACGCGCGCAGAGCCTACCGAGGAGCAACTGAAAGAAGCGGCCCGCTGGTGGGTGCCGGGCAGCCCGCCCAAAGCCGAACCCGCGTCCCGCGAGAAGAATGGGGCCAGTGAGCCCTGAACGCTTCACGCTGCGAGCGGTTGCTGGCCAGGCCCGGCAACGCCCACATGAGGGGAATCGTGCGATGAAGTAACGCGACCCTGAAGGCGGCCCAGGAACGCTCATTGCGCCAAGTGCAAGCCCGGCCGATGCGCGGGGGGGGGCGATGGGGTGCATCGACCCCGCTTCCGAGCGCGCCGGGCCTCTGCACGCGGTGCTCTATCGTCACGCTCCCCTCTGTTTAACCAGGCAACAATTTTCCGTCCACCCGCTCATGCTTGCTGAATACAGTCGCATAATCCTCGACCTTGGCATTGCTCTGCTCCACTCTGGCCAGAAGAGCGAGCAACCCCGCCTCCTTACCGGCTGCAGCGGCAGGACTGCTGAATGACACCGTCCATAACATGGCGATCAAGGCACACAGGGAAGCCACCCCGCACGCCGTTGCCATTTCCGCGAGACTGACGTCACAATGGGAGTAATTGTGTTGAAAACATTGGAACTTTGTATCACTTGCCATAGGACACCCTCCAAAAGATGCTTTATATCGGAAGCGATTTTGCACGAACAAGACGATTGTCTCACGTTCAGCAAAAACAATCCCAGAAACAAACTTGCACCACAAGGACCTAAAATTTTTATTCAATTCAACTGGAATTGCCTGTTACTCCCCATGGAGCTCGACAAGAATTGATTTTTTACATGGACGAGGTTTATATTATAAGTGTTTTGCAATGATTGCTGGCCCGTCCTGCTCGGATTCAATACGCGAAAGTCCGAGACACCATGGCGTGGCATTTCACTGAAGGGGGTTTTCGGTATGCCGTTTAACCCTGTGGTCATCGTTGCGAAGGGGGAGAAGCCGGAGTGGTACGCATCCACGGCAGTGCATGCCCGTGCTGACCTGCGCAAATCCATTTGGCAACTCGCGAACACGCTCGTACCGTATGTTCTGATCTTTGCCCTGATGATCGTCTCGGTCAGGCAGAACCAGCCTTATTGGTTGACCCTGCTATTGGCGGTGGCGGCCTCGGCGCTTTACATACGCATCTTCATTTTCTTCCACGACTGCACACATGGATCGTTTCTGCCAACGCCTCGTTGGAACAGAAACCTGGGCTACCTGTGCGGCATCCTGACCTTCACGCCCTTCCATGACTGGCGACGCAGCCACGCAGGGCATCACCTCTCGGCCGGGGATCTTGACAGGCGTGGGGTCGGCGACATCGCCCTCATGACCGTCGCCGAGTACGCCTCCGCTTCACCGCTCAAGCGGATCGGCTACAGATTGTACCGCAATCCCCTGCTCATGTTTGGCATCGGACCCATCTATTACTTCCTCTTGCGCAACCGCTGGCCCAGAAAAGGAAGCAAGCGCATGGACAAACTGAGCGTGCTCTACACCAACCTGGCGATTCTGGGCATCATGGGGGCAGCGGGACTGACCATCGGCCTTAAGACCTATCTCCTGGTCCAAATGCCCATAGCGCTCTTCTCTGGCCCGGTAGGCATATGGCTGTTCTACGTCCAACACCAGTTCCAGGGGGTCTACTGGGCGCGCAACGCGGAGTGGGATCCTTGGCGGATGGCCATGGAAGGAGCCTCCCACTACCAGCTTCCCAGAATGCTGCAATGGATCACCGGAAACATCGGCTACCACCATGTCCACCACATGCGCCCGGCAATACCCAATTACAACCTGCAACGTTGCTACGAAGATACTCCGCAGTTACAGCAGACCAAGCCCATAACTCTGAAGGCCAGCCTGGATTGTCTTAGTCTGAAGCTTTACGACGAAGAGAAGCGTATGATGGTGGGCTTCAAGCAATCCACCCCCAGGGAAGAAGGAAAAGAGTAGACAAAACTGCAGTGCCCCCGTTCAAGGGGTTTGGAACAAACTTTCATATCGAGACACTGCCGACAAGCAATTCATAGTTGGCAGACCGAACAAAACCAACCGCATTGTGTCGTTCAAGGACACCTCAGGGCAGTCCACCCAAAAGAAAAAAGGACTTCGGAATATTCCGAAGTCCTTGTTTTTCTGTGGCGTCCCCAAGGGGATTTGAACCCCTGTTAGCGGCGTGAGAGTGGCCGAGCCGACTTAAACACTTTATCAAACACCTTCAAATACTTTGATTTTTGGATGAGCGCTACGATCAAGAGAGGTGCTGTGGTCGCCCCAGGATGTGGACAGCGTGTGGACTTCGCACAGGGGAGGAGTGAGGGAGTACGGAACACGAAAATTCTCAGAAAATGCTAAACTACTGAAATCATGGACAATAAACACCTATCTCCCCCGACGATCCATCCCAAATAGTTATGATTTCTCGATGTAGCCAAACCAATTGGTTTTGGCCAAGCAGTCCAGCTGAACTGCATGCGCAGGATCCTGCGCGAATGGATTAAGGCCTGGGCTTTATCCACTCAGAAAGGTTCGTTGTTATCATTGAGGCAGTGAGGTTGCCCTTGAAATCATTGCCGCGTGCAATTTGTCTTCCTTCTTTTACAATATCTTTCAAGCATTGCTGTAGATTGTTTACATTGGCCAGATTAAGCTGCATCATTATGGCAGTGCCATTGTATTGACACTTTGCAAATGAAGCATTTTGCCCTTCGAGTATTAAAGCTTTTCCGCCGCTTGCAATAATATACTTTCCACCGTTTTGACACAGTCGGCTTGTCACATATAGTCCATACCCTGAATTTGCCCAGGGATCGTCTTTGTCGTGTCTTCTTTGTTTGTCGCCGATGAGCTTGCCTGATACTCCGGGGCGAATTGCAAGATTGAGAGCGTTTTCATCATCAATTATTACTATTTTTGGATTGTTTTTCAATGTTTTTGTGATGCCAACTCCTTGGTCAAGGATTGCGATCTCAATCCTTTGATAAGTTGGCCAGTACTGACCTGCAAGCCATACGCTTTCTGCTTTACTATGTTCAAAAACATTTCGAATGATTTCTCGAATCGCATATGTGAGTGTGTCAACTATGTCAGGATTGCTTCCTACGCCTAGAAAACATGCAAATTCCTTCGATGCTGCCTCAACAATTTCTCCTGGATGAGCCTTTAATTCACGAGATATTGAAATAATATTAGTTACAGAAAGCTCTCGTATGGGTTTGTAGCTAGAGTTTCCACCTTCTGTTTTTGGAGTCGAGCCATATGGAGCTCCCCAAGAACGAAAAAAACCAACATGCGCCGCATAGCCATGTGCGGGCTTGGACTGATCGAAATTCGCAACGTGAAACCGAACTGGCGACTCGGTTTCTTGCTGTTTTGAGGCTATAAATGATCTTATAAGGGCCGCTGTCAGTAGCATTCCAAACGGACGCATTTGCTTGACTAAGCTTAAGTCAAAAACATAGTCTTGAGCTGATGGCGTGGAACAAAACACCAATGAAAAGTCAAGGGCTTCTTTAAAGTCGACTACTTGTGGAAGCTGAATACAATGCATAGCAATTCCAGTATTAATTGCAGTTGAGTCAGGTTGCCGAGGTATCCTTGGTTGTCGCGTAATGTTGCAGCTGCAGAACAAGCTTCAACCACCTGACAAGCTCGAACAGCCTGAGTACGAGCCGCTGATTGAGCTGAACCGCAAGCGCAGGATCCTGCGCGTGGCTTACGTGGTTAACTAGCCAAAGAAACAGTTCCAGGCATCCTCTTTGACCACCCTCAAGAACTCCTCAACAGTCTGAACCTCAGGACAAGGCTCGTAGCGGGTCCATTTTAGATTTCCCCGCATCCAGTAAACTTTCCAGGTTTTTGTATTCTTCACGTATGTAGCTTTGGCGACCATTCCTTCGATCAATTTTCCCTTATGCATGAAATGAGGGCGGATTTCGAAAAGTTCGACAGTCTGCTTCTCCTTGTCCACTCGGAAGTCCCAGCGGAGCTGATCACGGAGATGGGCTGGCGGTCCTTGCTCATCGCAGAACGTCTGGAGGAGTTTCTCCAGGCGAGCATGTTCAAATTCGCTGATTGGCATGCCCTAATTAGTCCATAGCTTGTTGACAATCTTCGTTCCGTCCAAGCTCTTCCGCCACCAACCTGAACTGTTCCAACGCAGCTTCCAAGCTCTCCACAATCTCGGCAGCGATGACGGACGGAACTGGTAGATTGTCCAAGTCCTCAAGCCCCTCGTCCTTGATCCAGAAGATATCCAGGTTCACTTTGTCGCGGCTGGCAAGTTCCTCATAGGAGAAGCACTTAAATCGCTCCGATTCAGCCCTGGTGTTTCGATTTTCCTGACCTGCTCGGCTCTTTTCGGACCAGGTGAAACTTGAAAAGGTGGCACTCGCCGACAAAGAGGGGGCCATGAGGATGACCACCCGCCGTCCAGCGTAAAAGCCGAAAACTACTATAACGATTGCCGAGGCTACAATTCCCACCTATCAACGAATTGGGACCTTAAAGACCTAATCGACTCTGGCAGCTCTCTTTCACATGTAATGCCAAGATATGTAGCAGCCCTTGTCGTTCCTACGTAAAGATATTTGTCAAACAGATCAGGATGAAGCTCTGCGAGAAGATCAACACCAACAAAAAAGACAGCTTCAAACTCAAGCCCTTTAATGTGTTGAATATCAAAGACTCTCACATCATTATCATTACCCATTACCTGGCCATTCGGACAGGCAACAGCTTGGATGTTCGACTCTTCGAGAACTATGTTTAACTCTTCAGCAAGGCTGGCAACTTTCTCTTCGCTTTCGACAAATACAGCGATTGAAGGCAGCTTTTGAACTAACCTTTCAACCTCACCGACTCTGCCTGCCAGCCAGGAACTAACCTTACGATACGTTGTAGCGTTCTCCAGTAAAACTGGCCTTACACCTTCAGCATCAACATGCTCAGGAAGCTTCGGCAAGACATAATTATTGTCACCGTTCACGGTTGTAATGATCAAAGCCGCGAGTTCATTCAACTGCCTACTCTGCCTATAGGCAATATTAACCTCTTTGACTTCAATATCTGAGCGAATCCATTTGAAGTTATCAATACTCCTGCTCCCCCAAGTGGTTAACCGCTGGTTGAAATCACCACATGCAAAAAATGACTGCAAAGTCGGATGGGTCAGCTTTGACATGCATGAAAGCTGTACAGGAGAGAAGTCAGTCGCCTCGTCTACATATATTTGATTTTTGCAAAGGGCATAGACACGACTCAAAGAAGACCATTGCGGTTCATCAATCTCCCGCAATATCAATGCTTTTTTGAGCATTGATGATGCGCCGGTTAATATCGAAAAAATGACAACATCGAGTTCTAGCGGATGTAAGTCGTTAGGATGGAATTCCACCGGATTATACCAAACATCCTCTTTACGACGGAGCCTTCTAAAGATCTTGTATCTACTCTGTACCCCTCTTAAATATCTATTCAGAGGGTTCTTAAACTTTCGAACATGATTCAAGATCACCAGCTTAGAGCCTACTGTAGCTTGGTCGGATTCACTGAGAGACCTTTCGCCAATCCAGTCAAGTAGCTGACTATTTCGAGTTTTCAGACTTATGCTTCTCTTTGTCGCAAAAGCTCTAGCCTGAGCACGAAGGGCTTGCTTGAAAGCGTTAACGGCATTTGCCCTTTTACTTCCTGAAGTTACAAACTCCTCATCCTCGACATCATCCTCTTCACTTTCTTCAGACAAACCTTCAGCCTGCTGAATTTCTTCTAATTTTTCAGCAAGCCTGTCTAGTAAACCATGATCTCTATTAAGCTGAAGATTGATCGTTTCATCCAATTTTTTATTTGTCTCGTCCTTCAACTCAGATTCTATCGATTTTATCTCATCAAGGACTTGGACAAAGGCAACAAACATATCCGAAATATCGTGTTTCTCGACCTTGTTTATTATTTCTAGGAGCCTTGCGCCGATACTGGAGATCGATTGCTCAGACTCCTTGCTCAAATTTTCAGCGGCAGATAGCAACTCTTCTCTAAAGTTCGCTTTTTGCCATGATTCAAAATCATCACACCAGCCAATGAGATCTTCGATAGTTTCTTTTCTTAAAACCTCGTCATTCTCTTTGAGAACAAATGCGCCACCATTGGTGGTACGAAGTATATGGAATACGTTTCTACCGATTTCTCGACGGAATTCAGCCCATGTACGAATATGCCTATCAGATGCAGGAACACCTTCTCTGGCGAACGCTTCCTTTAAATATATCTTCAACAAGTCTGTTGGTGTAAACATGATCCAGCTTTGTTCATGGGGATCACGACTAGGATGGCCACTTCCCCGAACAAGCCTTTTCTCATCTTCTTCAAGAAACTCAACATCACTTTTTTGACCTAAGCGACGGATGAGAGTTGTTGTTTTCCCTGTGCCGGGAGGTCCCAGAAGAAGTAAATTTTTGTTTAAGGGAAGCCGAAAGATTTCATCCTGATACTTGTCAAGAATTGGCTGATCGCGCAGCCCCATCTTTTCGATGACACTCCTCCGAAGTCCTTCAAGAACATTCGACTCATCCCTTTCTTCAGCTAACAAGCGACCAAGCAGATCAGCATCAAACCCTTCTTCAGCAACATCGACACCAAGCTCTTTGGCTTTAGACGCTAAAGCTCTCAGGGATTTGATCGTGAGAGGCCCGAATTCATCGGTCTCAAGTACAGTATCTTCGGAATCCCAAAACCCATTTCTTTTTCGGGGGCGAAGTCTTGTTTTTTCGACAATTTCAAGGAGGGTGCCGTTTGGAAGTTCGTACTCCTCGCCAACATCTAATGAAGCCATTCTGCCAGCTGGCGAATTGTAACTAGCTAGAATTACGTCCAGTCCAGTTACCGGCGTTGCCCTGCATATGTAATATGTCCTGTGTTTTCCATTCTCATCTAATGCCACAATACGAGCAATTGCAGGTTCTGACTTGAGCTTGAGATAGTCTGAATGCAGCGATGAACATATTCTAGACAAGTTTTCATTGGCAGATGTTGAGTTCCAAGTATTGGGAGATACTACACCGCAAGAGACACCCCGATTGTCTTCAACTTTTTTTGAGGCTGCCTTGGCAACACCATCAAAAGCATCAAGGGTTTCATCCGCAGCGACATTCAAGTACTTTTTAGTTTCATCCGACAATCCCATACTAACCTCTTCTGCTTAGCCGCCTTAAGCTCAGGCCATCTCAACCCCCAAGACTCCGCTCAATGATCAATTCACTTCGGGACTACTGTCAGTAAACGTAGAACAAAGCTGGCTAAAACTCTTCGGACGATACTTATCCCATTCCGTTTGCAGCACGTACAAGGGCCTGATGTTTTTACCTGATTGTTTGGACGCATCCTTACACCAATAAACCAAGCGTTTCCACTTTAAAGGAACATCAAGATCGGCTTGCCCCTTGGTTTCAATGATCCAAAGGTCTGATTCCGATTCCTTTACGATGAAGTCTGGGTAGTAGTTGGCGATGCCACCGTCCGCGTTTCTGTACTCGACCTTGAAATAGGTGCTCTGGGAGTTCTTGATGAACGAAATGATGTCATCGCACCCGTCAAGGAAGGCGGCAAACTCAAGCTCGAAATGGCTGTCACCCACCACCTTGTTGAAGATGGACTTCTTGGGAACGACATAGGCTTGGTCATTCACTAGGAAGGGGCGTGTCTTGCGGAACTGAATATGATCCCTGACTTCGGTAGTCCCCTTGTCATGGACCGTGAGGGCATTCACCGCAGATTTGAAGTTCTCCACGATCGCCTTGGTTGTCGCTTGGTCTGAGAGGTTCCGAAGAATATTCAAATCCGACAGGTCGACTTCCTTTTCGAAGAGATACCCCGTGATGTACTCCTTGAGCTTGCCAAAAAGGATGTCGAACCCGCCAACCAAGCGGAGGTCCCTCATGATGAGCTGGCAGAAGTACCCGATAACCGCCTGAGGACTCGGTTCCAGGCTCATGTCGAGAACCGTTGAATGGCTTATCTTATCGCTATCAATATCCTTGAAAACAATCTCCCGCTGCTCCTCCTCGGTATATTCGTGAATCTTGAGTTTGGGAGTTTTAACCTTTGAAACGTCCAGCTCATGGAGGTTCTTGTATTCTCGGTAAATCCTGGGAGTGAGAACGGGCAATTTGATATCCATCTCATCAAGGTCTTTTTGTGGGTTCTCTTTGTCGACCTCAATGACCATCGGCGACTTAGGCTTGGTCTTCTCGCCCATCTCGGCGTATTCAAGCTCAACGCCTTCGCTCTTGATGGACTCGACAAACTGAATGAACGCTTCGGTTCCAACCACGCTCACTTTTTCTTGAACGGGTTCGCCCCTGAACATCCTCCGCAACCCTCTGCCAAGGGTCTGTTCGGGAAGGATTTTGCTCTTCGCCTTGTATGGACGCAAACCGACGATGGATACTACGTTTTGAACGTCCCAGCCTTCCCGGAGCATCATGACCGAGACAATCACTTCGTAGGGGCTTGCTGGATCATCGATAACCCGGCTGGCTTCGCGCAACTTGTCCAGTTCGTCCTGGGCCTTCTTTCCAGCAGCCTCGGAGATTTCACCGTTGGCTTTCGTATGGATGACCAGGACCTTCCCGCCCAACTCGGGATAGTTCTTCTCGTAGTATTGTCCCACCTCGTCGCAAGTCTGAGTGTCGTCAGTCATGACGAACAGGATGGGCTTCTTCCCTGTCGAGGAAAGCTCCTTCTTGACGTTCTTCCATTCGAGGTAGCCAAGGTGGAGATAGTCCCTGTACTGTTCTGAGTACTGATCGCTTTTTCTTTCTTGAAGCTTCGCCCTGGACGCCGAATCAGGCAGCACCGGAGTCTTCACGACCCCCTGCCTGATGGCTTCAACCAAGGGGTAGTCGCTGATCGTCTGCACGAACATTGCGCCGTTGGTGTGTTTCGGTGTGGCTGAAAGATCGAACTGGGCTGAGAGCTTGCTATCCTTGAGGCGCAACTGGCTTGAAATGTCTTCGATGCTTTTGAACCAAGCCAGGTTCTTGTCGTGAATATGGTGGGCTTCGTCATTAATGACGACGAGGTTCGGCACCTCTCTGATGATTTTCCCAAGGTCCGTCTTCGAATCGGTGGTCTTTCCGGTGGGGCGTTTGCCGAGGAAATAGTCCATGGTGTTGTCGTCGTCGAACGAGGGGGTGCTTCCGTTCTCGAACACACGATGGATATTGGTCAGGAAGATGTTCCCGGTGTCCGACACGACGCCGATGTCGTCCTGGATGTGCAAGGTTACTTGGAAGTCATCCTTCCAGTTCTGCCCTTCATATCCATTCTCGGGCAGGATTGGGTCTTGATGGAAAATTTTCAGCCCCTGAAAATCATCATAAAGCCTGTCCAGGACGATGATGTTTGGCGCGATGAGCAGGAAGTTCGTGCTCAGGTCCGAACCTTCCTCATATCGTTTGTGGAAATACGACCACGCAACAAGCAGGCTCATGATTTTGGTCTTGCCTGCGCCGGTGGCCATCTTCACCACGTACCGGGTCCAGTCCTCGTCGAACATCCCCTGGGATATATGCCCGGACGAGTCGTACTTCATCAGAGAGTAAGGGTCACGGGCCTGTTCGATCTCGTACAGCCAGATGACGGACTCAACCGCCTCACGCTGGCAGAAGTAGTACTGGAACTTGAACATAGTCCCATCACACTTGGGGATCATGTGCTCTTCATCGAACCAGTACTTGAGCAGAGCCTTGGTGGTTTCGCTAGCTCCGGCGTAACCTCTTTCACGCCACTTGATCACACCCTTGCGGATTTTATGGACCAGCGGAGGGAGGAGCTTTTCATACCCCATCTCGTCCAGCATGGCGTCACCTGGATACCAGCGAATATCGGGGGTAAGGATGACGTGAGGATCACTCGGAAACGTCGAAGGCAGAGCCATTAGATTTTTACCTCCACCACCTTGGTCGTGTCGTTTCCGAAGATGTCGATCACTTTCACCGCCACCTTGTACTTGCCCTTCTCTGGGTAGTCGTACTTGCCGCTCATGAGTTCGAGTCGGCGTTCACTCTTGGTTCGGAATGACTGCCATTCGTTCTCGAAGATGTAGTTGCCCGTCCAAACTTGGCGCTCTTCCCCATCTTCGAGGATCGTGATGATTTCCTTGCGGCTCTCGTAGTCGAAGTCCACCGCCCAATAATCGATCCAATCCGTCCATTTCTTGGTCAGAATCTCTCGGGATACGACGCCGCTCTTGTCCTTGCTGATCTTCACCACCTGCCCGCCGTCAATGGTGACTTTACTTCCACCATCCTTGAGGGATTCCCCCAGGCTATCAAGGTCATCCTGGCGGTAAAACACCCCGAAGTCCTTGAGGTGGAGCTGGACCGTCTTCCCCTGGACCTTTGGCATAATGTCAACGTACGCCACATCATAGAACTTGACCTGATTGCGTTCGATGGCACGCCGGTCAAAAACGTCTTTCGGGATGTACTTCAGACTGAGGGTGACACCCTTTTGTCTGGCCTCGTCCTGAATGGCGGGAACCAACCCCATCTCGAACTCGAAGCCAAGGATGTCCGCCTTACTGATCTTGTTCTTGCGACATGCATCTATGGCTTCATTGACCTGGGCCAGCGTCACCGGCGCATCAATGGGGCCGACCAGAACCACCGTGCTTCCCTTCTTCCCGTGGAATGGGGAGAGTTGAAATATCCGTTCAGCCTTGTAGGCGGAAAGGATGAGGGTCAGGTAGTGCTCTTCTCTCTGAAGAGTTTGAGCCTTGCGTTGTTCCTCGGGCAAGGTGGGGTCGATGCCCACGAAATATTGACGTTCGTATTTGCCGAGGTTGAGGATTTCAAAACTGCGGTAAGGTTTGCCTGCTTGCTTGAGTTCTCGCTGAACCCCGATCATCCGCTTTCTGGTTGTATGAATGGCAAACCTGCCAAGATCACAGCCAATCCACTTCCTGCCAAGCTTTTCAGCGACTGCTAGCGTTGTACCTGAGCCACAGAAAAAGTCTGCGACAAGGTCATCCTTGTTCGATGTTGCACGTATTATTCTATCAAGCAGAGCTTCTGGTTTTTGGGTTGCGTAGTCAACAAGCTCATTAGATTAATTATGAATCTTATTGATGTCTGTCCAAATGTCTTGAAGAACCGTCCCCTCGTATTCGCTCTCATAACATTTTAGCCTTGGCATCCCACCGTCTTTTTTTGGGTAATGAATTCTTCCTTTTCTTTCGAACTCTTCCATTTTGTCTATGGTGTAGGCCCAAGTCCTATTTTTCGATGGCCATGCACCTTTCCATTCATAAACTAGATTTCCTCCGTCTCCATGTCTCGGGGCATCCATGGGTATTCTATTGTATCTCTCTTTTCTGGCATCATCATATTGGTCAAAAAACTGTTCAAGATATTCAGCACTTGGCTTTTGCAGGACTTTATTCCATGTCCTTTTGTCTGAATTTGAATAATACAGGACCACGTCATGGATCATGCCGCAGCGAGAAGGATCATTGTGTGCGAATGCCCTTCTCCAAATGATTTGGTTTATGAAATTGGAACAACCAAACACATCATCGAGAACGCTTCGCACAACGTGAGACACCTTGGGGCCAATATGAACAAAAATACTTCCATCGCTGGCAAGCAAAGATTTTATTAGCAATAATCTTTCATATACCATCGAAAGGTAGGAGTCAGCACCCCTCCCCCAGGTGTCTCGGTATGCAAGCTCTTCAATGATGCTGGGCTCCTTTGTTAATGTTTCTGGCCCAACACCAATGTTAAACGAAAAGTCAGCACCAACATCAAAGGGTGGGTCGATGTAGACCAGCTTCAACCCGCCAGCCTTTTCAATCTCTTCGCGCATGGGACCGTTCTTAAGCGAGGAAAGGACCAGTTTGTTGTCGCCCCAGATGAGCTTGTTCGACCAACCACTTTGCTGTCTGCCGCTGCTTGTGTCGCAGGAAAAAAGACTGAACGAGTCTTTTCCGACAACCATGTTGGCGTCCTTCCGTGGCTCGTCTATCTGCTCAATGGACTGAAAGGGGAGGACTACATTAGTCACTTCACTGGTCTTGCCAGCCCAGACAAGCTCCACCTCGGGAACGTTCTCGAACAGTTGGGACTTGAATTTCGCGGGGAGCTTTTCGCCCCTATCAATCATGGCTTTCAGCTGCTCTTTCTCGTGGTCAGTCAGACTCATCACGCCCCCTCTTCAAAAACATGACGACGAACTATGCCCGTGGTGCAAGAAATCTCGCCAAGGCGTTGTGTTCGAACATTTGGCTGATAGCCAATCCGTGGAACCCTATTGTTGCTAATACCTTGCCACCTTCAGGTTTACAAGGGCTGGCGGGTGTCTTTGGGCCATTTATCCGACTCATTCCCCTGGTCAGACCTGGCCCTCC from Fundidesulfovibrio soli includes these protein-coding regions:
- a CDS encoding DUF3024 domain-containing protein; this encodes MPISEFEHARLEKLLQTFCDEQGPPAHLRDQLRWDFRVDKEKQTVELFEIRPHFMHKGKLIEGMVAKATYVKNTKTWKVYWMRGNLKWTRYEPCPEVQTVEEFLRVVKEDAWNCFFG
- a CDS encoding ATP-binding domain-containing protein — its product is MGLSDETKKYLNVAADETLDAFDGVAKAASKKVEDNRGVSCGVVSPNTWNSTSANENLSRICSSLHSDYLKLKSEPAIARIVALDENGKHRTYYICRATPVTGLDVILASYNSPAGRMASLDVGEEYELPNGTLLEIVEKTRLRPRKRNGFWDSEDTVLETDEFGPLTIKSLRALASKAKELGVDVAEEGFDADLLGRLLAEERDESNVLEGLRRSVIEKMGLRDQPILDKYQDEIFRLPLNKNLLLLGPPGTGKTTTLIRRLGQKSDVEFLEEDEKRLVRGSGHPSRDPHEQSWIMFTPTDLLKIYLKEAFAREGVPASDRHIRTWAEFRREIGRNVFHILRTTNGGAFVLKENDEVLRKETIEDLIGWCDDFESWQKANFREELLSAAENLSKESEQSISSIGARLLEIINKVEKHDISDMFVAFVQVLDEIKSIESELKDETNKKLDETINLQLNRDHGLLDRLAEKLEEIQQAEGLSEESEEDDVEDEEFVTSGSKRANAVNAFKQALRAQARAFATKRSISLKTRNSQLLDWIGERSLSESDQATVGSKLVILNHVRKFKNPLNRYLRGVQSRYKIFRRLRRKEDVWYNPVEFHPNDLHPLELDVVIFSILTGASSMLKKALILREIDEPQWSSLSRVYALCKNQIYVDEATDFSPVQLSCMSKLTHPTLQSFFACGDFNQRLTTWGSRSIDNFKWIRSDIEVKEVNIAYRQSRQLNELAALIITTVNGDNNYVLPKLPEHVDAEGVRPVLLENATTYRKVSSWLAGRVGEVERLVQKLPSIAVFVESEEKVASLAEELNIVLEESNIQAVACPNGQVMGNDNDVRVFDIQHIKGLEFEAVFFVGVDLLAELHPDLFDKYLYVGTTRAATYLGITCERELPESIRSLRSQFVDRWEL
- a CDS encoding fatty acid desaturase; the protein is MPFNPVVIVAKGEKPEWYASTAVHARADLRKSIWQLANTLVPYVLIFALMIVSVRQNQPYWLTLLLAVAASALYIRIFIFFHDCTHGSFLPTPRWNRNLGYLCGILTFTPFHDWRRSHAGHHLSAGDLDRRGVGDIALMTVAEYASASPLKRIGYRLYRNPLLMFGIGPIYYFLLRNRWPRKGSKRMDKLSVLYTNLAILGIMGAAGLTIGLKTYLLVQMPIALFSGPVGIWLFYVQHQFQGVYWARNAEWDPWRMAMEGASHYQLPRMLQWITGNIGYHHVHHMRPAIPNYNLQRCYEDTPQLQQTKPITLKASLDCLSLKLYDEEKRMMVGFKQSTPREEGKE
- a CDS encoding DEAD/DEAH box helicase family protein produces the protein MLDEMGYEKLLPPLVHKIRKGVIKWRERGYAGASETTKALLKYWFDEEHMIPKCDGTMFKFQYYFCQREAVESVIWLYEIEQARDPYSLMKYDSSGHISQGMFDEDWTRYVVKMATGAGKTKIMSLLVAWSYFHKRYEEGSDLSTNFLLIAPNIIVLDRLYDDFQGLKIFHQDPILPENGYEGQNWKDDFQVTLHIQDDIGVVSDTGNIFLTNIHRVFENGSTPSFDDDNTMDYFLGKRPTGKTTDSKTDLGKIIREVPNLVVINDEAHHIHDKNLAWFKSIEDISSQLRLKDSKLSAQFDLSATPKHTNGAMFVQTISDYPLVEAIRQGVVKTPVLPDSASRAKLQERKSDQYSEQYRDYLHLGYLEWKNVKKELSSTGKKPILFVMTDDTQTCDEVGQYYEKNYPELGGKVLVIHTKANGEISEAAGKKAQDELDKLREASRVIDDPASPYEVIVSVMMLREGWDVQNVVSIVGLRPYKAKSKILPEQTLGRGLRRMFRGEPVQEKVSVVGTEAFIQFVESIKSEGVELEYAEMGEKTKPKSPMVIEVDKENPQKDLDEMDIKLPVLTPRIYREYKNLHELDVSKVKTPKLKIHEYTEEEQREIVFKDIDSDKISHSTVLDMSLEPSPQAVIGYFCQLIMRDLRLVGGFDILFGKLKEYITGYLFEKEVDLSDLNILRNLSDQATTKAIVENFKSAVNALTVHDKGTTEVRDHIQFRKTRPFLVNDQAYVVPKKSIFNKVVGDSHFELEFAAFLDGCDDIISFIKNSQSTYFKVEYRNADGGIANYYPDFIVKESESDLWIIETKGQADLDVPLKWKRLVYWCKDASKQSGKNIRPLYVLQTEWDKYRPKSFSQLCSTFTDSSPEVN
- a CDS encoding TerC family protein, with protein sequence METAWMWIGFNLLVLVLLALDLGVLHRKGREIGVREALMLSLGYVVLALAFGAGVYHFLGPQAGTEYITGYLIEKSLSVDNIFVFVLVFLHFSVPRDCQHKVLFWGILGALAMRALLILAGAAIIESFHWVIYVFGAFLVFTGIKMLATVGQEPNLEENRINRFMRRHFRVTKGFEGSSFIVRRDGVSYITPLLIVLVLIEFTDVVFALDSIPAIFAITTDPFIVYTSNVFAILGLRALYFALVGIIHRFHYLKYGLSLVLVVVGGKMIVNAWFGEKIVPTETALLITSGIITASMLFSMFKTRAEPTEEQLKEAARWWVPGSPPKAEPASREKNGASEP